One window of the Candidatus Izemoplasmatales bacterium genome contains the following:
- a CDS encoding OsmC family protein yields the protein MDVETVRLEFEDGFKGKLVASGGTVPIGQVEGGLAPYNLLFGALGSCFYSTFLSIAKKKRLTFDKAELTISGHKRDETPPTLDHVEIRLTVTGAADQVGIRRSAELGAEYCSIHATVSKVAEIRLEVVFA from the coding sequence ATGGATGTGGAAACGGTCAGACTGGAATTCGAAGACGGATTCAAGGGCAAGCTCGTCGCGTCGGGAGGAACCGTCCCGATCGGTCAGGTCGAAGGCGGGCTCGCGCCCTACAATCTTCTCTTCGGCGCCCTCGGGTCATGCTTCTACTCGACGTTCCTGTCGATCGCGAAGAAGAAGCGCCTGACATTCGACAAAGCCGAACTGACGATCTCGGGTCACAAACGCGATGAAACGCCTCCGACCCTCGACCATGTCGAGATCCGGCTGACCGTGACCGGCGCCGCCGATCAGGTCGGAATCCGGCGCAGCGCCGAACTCGGAGCCGAATACTGTTCGATCCACGCGACCGTCTCGAAGGTCGCCGAAATCCGTCTGGAAGTCGTGTTCGCATAG
- a CDS encoding endonuclease/exonuclease/phosphatase family protein encodes MFKRILRILLLLIVVVVLAAVSFVVTLQVTEFNPPAVESLLVSNMPTSNVDPVELESGVTIKIMTWNLGYASLSQTEDFVMDGGVKGRMDSRAEVEANIDGIGDTLVDAAADVYFLQEVDEGSDRSYQTMQYTTYGELLSRPSVYGINYRCLFVPFPFDLSQMMGKVESGIATFSRFTRLQDAVRIQLPGSFSWPLRLANLKRCITVIRTPIEGSDQFLVLINVHLSAYDDGTMRVQEMAALRQVVSDEYEAGNYVVVGGDFNQTFPAAVNEVDGETQYLFELRDPSYWEAFAMDGAWFTENGWHYGIDLTTPTCRLLNRPLDLEDPANNQYYLIDGFIVSPNVEILSVETLDLGFRNSDHNPVVMTFRF; translated from the coding sequence GTGTTCAAACGCATCCTTCGCATCCTTCTGCTTCTGATCGTGGTCGTGGTCCTCGCCGCGGTCTCCTTCGTCGTCACCCTGCAGGTGACCGAGTTCAATCCACCGGCGGTCGAATCGCTCCTCGTCAGCAACATGCCGACATCGAACGTCGATCCGGTGGAACTTGAAAGCGGCGTCACGATCAAGATCATGACCTGGAACCTCGGGTACGCCTCGCTCTCGCAGACCGAGGACTTCGTGATGGACGGCGGCGTCAAGGGCCGCATGGACTCCCGCGCGGAAGTCGAGGCGAACATCGACGGCATCGGCGACACGCTTGTCGATGCCGCGGCCGACGTCTACTTCCTGCAGGAAGTCGACGAGGGATCCGACCGATCGTACCAGACGATGCAGTACACGACCTACGGCGAACTGCTGTCCCGGCCTTCGGTCTACGGCATCAATTACCGCTGCCTCTTCGTCCCCTTCCCGTTCGACCTCTCGCAGATGATGGGGAAGGTCGAAAGCGGGATCGCCACGTTCTCGCGATTCACGCGCCTGCAGGATGCCGTACGGATCCAGCTCCCCGGTTCCTTCTCGTGGCCGCTGCGGCTCGCCAACCTCAAGCGTTGCATCACCGTGATCCGTACGCCGATCGAAGGATCGGACCAGTTCCTCGTCCTGATCAACGTCCATCTCTCCGCCTATGACGACGGGACGATGCGGGTTCAGGAGATGGCGGCGCTCCGGCAGGTCGTGAGCGACGAGTACGAAGCCGGCAACTACGTGGTCGTCGGCGGCGACTTCAACCAGACGTTCCCCGCCGCCGTGAACGAGGTCGACGGGGAAACCCAGTACCTGTTCGAGCTGCGAGACCCGTCGTACTGGGAGGCGTTCGCGATGGACGGCGCCTGGTTCACCGAGAACGGCTGGCATTACGGGATCGACCTGACCACCCCGACGTGCCGCCTGCTCAACCGGCCGCTCGACCTCGAGGACCCCGCGAACAACCAGTACTACCTGATCGACGGCTTCATCGTCTCCCCGAACGTCGAGATCCTCTCCGTCGAGACCCTCGACCTCGGCTTCCGCAACAGCGACCACAATCCGGTCGTGATGACGTTCCGGTTCTAG
- a CDS encoding sugar-binding domain-containing protein, with the protein MNDERMTRSRYTDAVDRHRPLDVYPNPMLERASWINLNGIYRYAIVPEGSPEPTEYEGDILVPFCVESPLSGVGRPLEPGQTLWYRRTFDAPSLAGDERLILHFEAVDDRTEVLLNGRSLGIHAGGYEPFSFDVTDRLAPGENVLVAAVSDPSDAGGQERGKQVLKPGGIWYTATSGIWQTVWMEVVNAVRVADLVIRPDYDHAEVGILPKLSCASDARIVLSIRGGDGPIVSADLAEGEFTHVAMPDFVPWSPERPFLYEIEIDVVSGGRVLDHVRSHFGMRKIALGHDAAGLPRILLNGRPYFQAGVLDQGYWPDGLLTQPTDQALVDDILAMKALGFNMLRKHIKIESRRWYWHCDRLGMLVWQDMPSGGEGALGKWLGAIRPYAFPRLPISDRRYARFGRSSESCRTRFLKGLEAMVGRLSCHPSIVCWVPFNEAWGQFDARKTALYVRSLDPTRLVDHASGWYDQKGGDLKSIHRYILAPKAPRPEPRRAFVLSEFGGYSRLAEGHVWNPRGSFGYRMYPTAAAITDAYRTLLAEQILPLVGLGLCATVYTQLSDVELEVNGLLTYDREVVKLDAEVVRFWNEALKRA; encoded by the coding sequence ATGAACGACGAACGCATGACCCGATCACGCTATACCGATGCCGTCGATCGGCATCGCCCCCTCGACGTCTATCCGAACCCGATGCTGGAACGCGCTTCATGGATCAACCTGAACGGAATCTATCGTTATGCCATCGTTCCGGAAGGGAGTCCCGAACCGACGGAGTATGAGGGAGACATCCTCGTTCCGTTTTGCGTCGAAAGCCCCCTGTCCGGCGTCGGCCGGCCGCTCGAACCCGGGCAGACGCTCTGGTACCGCCGCACGTTCGATGCTCCTTCGCTCGCGGGGGACGAACGGCTGATCCTCCATTTCGAGGCCGTCGACGATCGTACGGAGGTCCTCCTGAACGGCCGCTCGCTCGGCATCCACGCCGGTGGCTACGAACCGTTCTCGTTCGATGTCACGGATCGTCTCGCGCCCGGCGAAAACGTCCTTGTCGCCGCCGTCTCGGATCCGTCGGACGCCGGCGGTCAGGAGCGCGGAAAACAGGTCCTGAAGCCCGGAGGGATCTGGTACACCGCCACGTCCGGCATCTGGCAGACCGTCTGGATGGAGGTCGTGAACGCCGTCCGCGTCGCGGACCTCGTGATCCGTCCGGACTATGATCATGCCGAAGTCGGCATCCTGCCGAAGCTCTCGTGCGCGTCGGATGCGAGGATCGTCCTCTCGATCCGGGGCGGCGACGGTCCGATCGTCTCGGCAGACCTCGCCGAAGGAGAGTTCACGCACGTCGCCATGCCGGACTTCGTCCCCTGGTCGCCGGAACGGCCGTTCCTCTACGAGATCGAAATCGACGTCGTTTCCGGCGGCCGCGTCCTCGACCACGTCAGAAGCCATTTCGGGATGCGGAAGATCGCCCTCGGACATGACGCCGCGGGACTTCCGCGCATCCTCCTCAACGGACGGCCTTATTTCCAGGCGGGCGTTCTCGACCAGGGTTACTGGCCCGACGGGCTGCTCACGCAACCGACCGACCAAGCGCTCGTCGACGACATCCTCGCGATGAAGGCCCTCGGCTTCAACATGCTTCGCAAGCACATCAAGATCGAGTCGCGGCGCTGGTACTGGCACTGCGACCGGCTCGGGATGCTCGTCTGGCAGGACATGCCGTCGGGCGGCGAAGGAGCCCTCGGCAAATGGCTGGGAGCCATCCGTCCCTACGCCTTTCCGCGGCTTCCGATCAGCGACCGCCGCTACGCGCGCTTCGGGCGTTCGTCCGAATCCTGCCGAACCCGATTCCTGAAAGGCCTCGAGGCGATGGTGGGACGGCTCTCATGCCATCCTTCGATCGTCTGCTGGGTTCCGTTCAACGAAGCCTGGGGTCAGTTCGACGCCCGGAAGACGGCTCTCTACGTCCGCTCCCTCGATCCGACCCGGTTGGTCGACCACGCTTCCGGATGGTATGACCAGAAGGGCGGGGACCTCAAGTCGATCCACCGCTACATCCTCGCGCCCAAGGCGCCACGCCCCGAACCGCGCCGCGCGTTCGTCCTCTCGGAGTTCGGCGGGTACAGCCGCCTCGCGGAAGGTCACGTATGGAATCCCCGGGGATCCTTCGGCTACCGCATGTATCCGACGGCGGCGGCGATCACCGACGCCTACCGGACGCTGCTCGCGGAACAGATCCTGCCGCTCGTCGGATTGGGTCTGTGCGCGACCGTCTATACGCAGCTGTCCGACGTCGAACTCGAAGTCAACGGGCTTCTCACGTACGATCGCGAGGTCGTCAAGCTCGACGCCGAGGTCGTCCGGTTCTGGAACGAAGCGCTGAAGCGGGCATGA
- a CDS encoding thioredoxin family protein produces MKKILSRADLLELRRVPLAIVIAKGHTCPACIPVTERIASLAARYPAVAAYEVWIEDVPQFRGEYLIFSVPTVIVIQVGKELLRQSRYFDYEKIESLLAFSTFQAD; encoded by the coding sequence ATGAAAAAAATCCTGTCGCGCGCCGACCTTCTCGAACTGCGGCGCGTCCCCCTCGCGATCGTGATCGCCAAGGGGCACACCTGCCCCGCATGCATTCCGGTCACCGAACGGATCGCTTCGCTCGCCGCCCGCTATCCCGCCGTCGCCGCCTACGAAGTCTGGATCGAGGACGTCCCCCAGTTCCGGGGCGAATACCTGATCTTCAGCGTGCCGACCGTCATCGTGATCCAGGTCGGCAAGGAACTCCTCCGCCAGTCCCGCTACTTCGACTACGAAAAGATCGAATCGCTCCTCGCGTTTTCCACATTCCAAGCCGACTGA
- a CDS encoding glycosyltransferase family 8 protein, producing the protein MGSSRTYAILVTLDAGYLKQLAALLGSLLHVEPDASFDVYIMHKRLRQEHFDKVLAAVGGKRVRFLPILIDDDSLSGAPTTKRYPLEIYYRLLASRYLPADLDRVLYLDPDIVVINPIAELYDHPLGDDAFVGCSHVTKGWRNFNAIRLGMPRKAPYVNSGILLMNLRVLRAIVDPERIYDYIRRNKAVLVLPDQDVLSALYGDRSVMVDSRRYNLSDRYMRLYNLRRPLKEPKLDLGWVRRHGVIIHYCGRNKPWKPDYVGELDVFWREALERLDLTGWE; encoded by the coding sequence ATGGGATCCTCACGCACCTACGCGATCCTCGTGACGCTCGATGCGGGCTATCTCAAGCAGCTCGCCGCGCTCCTCGGTTCGCTTCTTCACGTCGAACCCGACGCATCGTTCGACGTCTACATCATGCACAAGCGGCTCCGTCAGGAGCATTTCGACAAGGTCCTCGCCGCCGTCGGCGGCAAGCGCGTCCGCTTCCTGCCGATCCTGATCGACGACGATTCGCTTTCGGGCGCACCGACGACCAAGCGCTATCCGCTGGAGATCTACTACCGGCTTCTGGCCAGCCGCTATCTGCCCGCGGATCTCGATCGCGTGCTGTACCTCGATCCTGACATCGTCGTGATCAACCCGATCGCCGAACTGTACGACCATCCGCTCGGCGACGATGCCTTCGTCGGCTGCTCGCACGTGACGAAAGGGTGGCGGAACTTCAACGCGATCCGTCTCGGCATGCCCCGCAAGGCGCCATACGTCAACAGCGGCATCCTGCTCATGAACCTGCGGGTGCTGCGCGCCATCGTCGACCCCGAACGCATCTATGACTACATCCGCAGGAACAAGGCCGTTCTGGTTCTGCCCGACCAGGACGTGCTTTCAGCGCTTTACGGCGATCGCTCGGTGATGGTCGATTCGCGCCGCTACAACCTGTCCGACCGCTACATGCGCCTCTACAACCTGCGCCGTCCGCTCAAGGAACCGAAGCTGGACCTCGGTTGGGTTCGTAGGCACGGCGTGATCATCCACTACTGCGGCCGCAACAAGCCGTGGAAACCCGACTATGTCGGCGAGCTCGACGTGTTCTGGCGCGAAGCGCTGGAACGCCTCGACCTCACCGGCTGGGAGTAA
- a CDS encoding DNA starvation/stationary phase protection protein, with protein MNNTTQALNRRVADFGVLFVKLHNYHWLVTGPHFHQLHALFETLYDEVAERLDEVAERILQLGGVPFATLKEFLAQTSIPEARGNETPTEMVNQTIYDFTTVNEAVREAIRTAQTDGDEVTADLLVGISKSFEKHLWMLGALEK; from the coding sequence ATGAACAACACGACGCAGGCGCTCAACCGCCGGGTCGCCGACTTCGGCGTCCTCTTCGTCAAACTGCACAACTACCACTGGCTCGTCACCGGTCCCCATTTCCACCAGCTCCACGCCCTCTTTGAAACACTCTACGACGAGGTCGCCGAGCGGCTCGACGAAGTCGCCGAGCGGATCCTGCAGCTGGGCGGCGTCCCCTTCGCGACGCTGAAGGAATTCCTCGCCCAAACCTCGATTCCGGAGGCGCGCGGCAACGAGACGCCGACGGAGATGGTCAACCAGACGATCTACGACTTCACGACTGTAAACGAAGCCGTCCGCGAGGCGATCCGAACCGCCCAGACCGACGGCGATGAAGTGACCGCCGACCTCCTGGTCGGCATCTCGAAGAGCTTCGAGAAGCATCTCTGGATGCTCGGTGCGCTCGAGAAGTAG
- a CDS encoding DsbA family protein, translated as MATTPNPTERIKMLYFTDPVCSHCWALEGTMNRFKHEYAAVLDVVTVMGGMFDDPLSKSEADDMAEHWTEVGLYYNIPIDGRIWKTTGVATTWPASIAFLVLDGKDPVRAARFLRIVREAVFLERRDIGDRAVLADLLRKVGADADAVVEFAYSPQGRDLLLANMKPMVELGIEGYPAVVFMNDAGEAVKVVGARSFETYRKAMLKMMKSGTEPSSAGAEPLSALVERIPTLFDNEVEKIYDVRKDAFSAFVAASLPAGTYELGETLGHRFVRHVGRTTPYGNPV; from the coding sequence ATGGCCACCACGCCGAATCCGACCGAACGCATCAAGATGCTCTACTTCACCGACCCCGTCTGTTCCCACTGCTGGGCGCTCGAGGGGACGATGAACCGCTTCAAGCACGAATACGCCGCGGTTCTCGACGTCGTCACCGTCATGGGCGGGATGTTCGACGACCCGCTCTCGAAATCCGAAGCCGACGACATGGCCGAACACTGGACCGAGGTCGGCCTGTACTACAACATCCCGATCGACGGCCGAATCTGGAAAACGACGGGTGTCGCGACGACCTGGCCGGCGAGCATCGCCTTCCTCGTCCTCGACGGCAAGGATCCCGTACGGGCGGCGCGGTTCCTCCGCATCGTCCGCGAAGCCGTCTTCCTCGAACGCCGGGATATCGGCGACAGGGCGGTCCTGGCCGACCTGCTCCGGAAGGTCGGCGCCGATGCGGACGCCGTCGTCGAGTTCGCGTACTCTCCGCAGGGCCGCGATCTGCTGCTTGCGAACATGAAGCCGATGGTCGAACTCGGGATCGAAGGCTATCCCGCCGTCGTCTTCATGAACGATGCCGGCGAAGCCGTCAAGGTCGTCGGCGCGCGTTCCTTCGAGACCTACCGCAAGGCGATGCTCAAGATGATGAAATCCGGCACCGAGCCGTCCTCCGCCGGCGCAGAGCCGCTCTCCGCCCTCGTCGAGCGGATTCCGACCCTCTTCGACAACGAGGTCGAGAAGATCTACGACGTCCGGAAGGACGCGTTTTCGGCCTTCGTCGCCGCTTCCCTCCCCGCCGGAACCTATGAACTGGGCGAAACCCTCGGCCATCGCTTCGTCCGGCACGTCGGCCGCACGACGCCCTACGGCAACCCCGTATGA
- a CDS encoding lysoplasmalogenase family protein: MSEMTVFLFVVLLVLAVLAPALFIVLEVKRRHLGALFFKGFASFGFILLAASSLLFRGASPSEGNLLHAALLFAGLVLGLMGDLYLALRPLRPKEENERIILGGTITFALGHLFYLAALFVRYGLNVWVFVAAILLTGAIFAGAKVLRMNWGALRIPSLAYTFVVFLFGVQALFGWIDSGSGADWTLALAVGGILFAVSDVILSQIYFKDKETAPYVVWNLTTYYGAQILIALSLIMMA; the protein is encoded by the coding sequence ATGTCGGAAATGACCGTGTTCCTGTTCGTCGTTTTGCTTGTGCTCGCCGTGCTCGCGCCGGCTTTGTTCATCGTGCTCGAAGTCAAGCGCCGCCATCTCGGAGCGCTCTTCTTCAAGGGGTTCGCCAGCTTCGGCTTCATCCTTCTCGCCGCATCGTCGCTCCTCTTCCGCGGCGCCTCGCCGTCCGAAGGGAATCTGCTGCATGCGGCACTGCTGTTCGCGGGACTCGTCCTCGGACTCATGGGCGATCTCTATCTGGCACTCCGGCCCCTGCGACCGAAGGAAGAGAACGAAAGGATCATTCTCGGCGGCACGATCACGTTCGCCCTCGGGCACCTGTTCTACCTTGCGGCGCTGTTCGTCCGCTACGGCCTGAACGTCTGGGTCTTCGTCGCCGCGATCCTCCTGACGGGGGCGATTTTCGCGGGCGCCAAGGTTCTTCGCATGAACTGGGGCGCGCTCCGGATCCCAAGCCTGGCGTATACCTTCGTCGTCTTCCTGTTCGGCGTGCAGGCGCTGTTCGGCTGGATCGATTCGGGGTCGGGCGCCGACTGGACCCTGGCGCTCGCCGTCGGCGGCATCCTGTTCGCCGTGTCCGACGTGATCCTGTCGCAGATCTACTTCAAGGACAAGGAGACGGCGCCCTATGTCGTCTGGAACCTGACGACGTATTATGGGGCGCAGATCCTGATCGCGCTCTCGCTCATCATGATGGCATGA
- a CDS encoding manganese efflux pump MntP family protein, whose amino-acid sequence MAWWEVLLIAIGLSMDAFAVAVCKGVGMKAHHALTGLSIGLCFGAFQFLMPVGGYYLGTAFSDVVAGFDHWIAFALLSVIGVKMILESLRPETQACDLSLRLGELLALGVATSIDAFAVGLSFSFVAVDVWLAAGIIGLVTFVLSLSGFLLGRRIGSFVRRRAGVIGGAILIFIGLRILLVHLGILR is encoded by the coding sequence ATGGCTTGGTGGGAAGTGCTTCTGATCGCAATCGGTCTCTCGATGGATGCCTTCGCGGTCGCCGTCTGCAAGGGTGTCGGAATGAAGGCCCATCATGCGCTGACCGGTCTTTCGATCGGACTCTGCTTCGGCGCCTTCCAGTTCCTGATGCCTGTCGGCGGGTATTATCTCGGCACCGCGTTTAGCGACGTCGTCGCCGGCTTCGACCACTGGATCGCCTTCGCGCTGCTTTCCGTCATCGGTGTCAAGATGATCCTCGAAAGCCTGAGACCCGAAACCCAGGCGTGCGACCTCTCGCTGCGGCTCGGCGAGCTGCTGGCGCTCGGCGTCGCGACGTCGATCGACGCCTTCGCCGTCGGACTGTCGTTCTCGTTCGTCGCCGTCGACGTGTGGCTGGCGGCCGGCATCATCGGCCTCGTGACCTTCGTCCTGTCGTTGTCCGGGTTTCTGCTCGGACGGCGGATCGGTTCCTTCGTCCGCCGGCGCGCCGGCGTGATCGGCGGCGCCATCCTGATTTTCATCGGTCTTCGGATCCTGCTCGTCCACCTCGGCATCCTCCGATGA
- a CDS encoding LURP-one-related family protein encodes MKTFYLKQKVFSLTDRYKVYDGGQNVVFHCEGKMFSFTHRMDFYDSAKNEALFTIKRQLLTLLPVYHLTAPDGNEVATVRKRFTVLKQKLDIESRYGDYTIEGDFFAHEFQISSSAGTVVEFRKKWISWGDSYEIAVHAEENVAFFVALVVMIDDCLHDNEGKSGATIHIGGSH; translated from the coding sequence ATGAAGACGTTCTATCTGAAGCAGAAGGTATTCAGCTTGACCGACAGATACAAGGTGTACGACGGCGGCCAGAACGTGGTTTTCCATTGCGAAGGCAAGATGTTCTCGTTCACCCACCGGATGGATTTCTACGATTCCGCGAAGAACGAGGCCCTGTTCACGATCAAACGGCAGCTCCTGACGCTGCTGCCGGTCTACCATCTGACCGCGCCCGACGGCAACGAGGTCGCGACCGTGCGGAAACGCTTCACCGTGCTCAAGCAGAAGCTCGACATCGAGAGCCGGTACGGGGACTACACGATCGAGGGCGATTTCTTCGCGCACGAATTCCAGATCTCCTCGTCCGCCGGAACGGTCGTCGAATTCCGCAAGAAATGGATCTCGTGGGGCGATTCGTACGAGATCGCCGTGCACGCGGAGGAGAACGTCGCGTTCTTCGTCGCCCTCGTCGTGATGATCGACGACTGTCTTCACGACAACGAAGGCAAGTCGGGAGCGACGATCCATATCGGCGGTTCCCACTGA
- a CDS encoding glycoside-pentoside-hexuronide (GPH):cation symporter, whose translation MGSDVLTVEKKLLRRNKWNYSLGGIGRDMIYQLVATFLMTYIQFSGLGLTKEQFSVIGVMLVIGRIWDAVNDPFMGSIVENTHTRWGKFRPWILIGGVLTSIVILVMFNFRPSGWGFVVFFAIIYLLWEAAFTLNDIPYWSLIPALSRNKKDRDVITTMVVVFAGVGAFIANAFVAFTTVGNAVAGYRTASILFVVIFLACTCLTVFGVKEPREAEADVQAEKVGLKQMFSIIFKNDQLLWASLALVLYTVGSNLLVTLGYNFFYLEIRYDGSLTMAFIVTFAVSTFSIQGFYAALARRFSRRRLLTYSLIATVFGYGMLLLLGWTDILPINVWLVCAFGAFVFAGQAIFYMVLIVNMTNTIEYNQHKTGKRNEAVIFALRPFVAKFGSAIEQVVFVVILLASGVYVMSQNVSALENLKNTFDNLTAVERVAFIDNANDGVAILDNIDIEDAEKAAIYAAIADPTNEVFTYDAEAAIWTMSINAAADSVFHDLASANLRARLVLRLAITILPAALIGGSYVVLRKKYIIDEKYYEEITAKNAA comes from the coding sequence ATGGGTTCGGATGTTTTGACAGTCGAAAAGAAACTGCTTCGTAGAAACAAGTGGAACTACAGTCTGGGCGGAATCGGCCGCGACATGATCTACCAGCTGGTCGCCACCTTCCTGATGACCTACATCCAGTTCTCGGGTCTCGGCTTGACGAAGGAACAGTTCAGCGTGATCGGCGTGATGCTCGTCATCGGCCGCATCTGGGACGCGGTCAACGACCCGTTCATGGGCTCGATCGTCGAGAATACCCATACCCGCTGGGGCAAGTTCCGCCCGTGGATCCTGATCGGCGGCGTACTGACCAGCATCGTGATCCTCGTCATGTTCAACTTCCGCCCGAGCGGCTGGGGATTCGTCGTGTTCTTCGCGATCATCTACCTGCTCTGGGAAGCGGCGTTCACCCTGAACGACATCCCCTACTGGTCGCTCATTCCGGCGCTGTCGCGCAACAAGAAGGATCGCGACGTGATCACCACGATGGTCGTCGTCTTCGCCGGCGTCGGCGCCTTCATCGCCAACGCCTTCGTCGCCTTCACGACCGTCGGCAACGCGGTCGCCGGGTACCGCACCGCCTCGATCCTGTTCGTCGTCATCTTCCTCGCCTGCACCTGCCTGACCGTCTTCGGCGTCAAGGAACCGCGCGAGGCGGAAGCCGACGTCCAGGCGGAGAAGGTCGGTCTCAAGCAGATGTTCTCGATCATCTTCAAGAACGACCAGCTGCTTTGGGCTTCGCTCGCGCTCGTCCTCTACACCGTCGGCTCGAACCTGCTGGTCACCCTCGGATACAATTTCTTCTATCTCGAGATCCGCTACGACGGTTCGCTCACGATGGCGTTCATCGTGACCTTCGCGGTCTCGACCTTCTCGATCCAGGGATTCTACGCCGCGCTCGCCAGACGCTTCAGTCGGCGCCGGCTGTTGACCTACTCCCTGATTGCCACGGTCTTCGGATACGGCATGCTGCTTCTGCTCGGATGGACCGACATCCTGCCGATCAACGTCTGGCTCGTCTGCGCGTTCGGCGCCTTCGTGTTCGCCGGTCAGGCGATCTTCTACATGGTTCTGATCGTGAACATGACGAACACGATCGAGTACAACCAGCACAAGACCGGCAAGCGCAACGAAGCCGTCATCTTCGCACTCCGGCCGTTCGTCGCCAAATTCGGCAGCGCGATCGAACAGGTCGTGTTCGTCGTCATCCTGCTCGCTTCCGGCGTATACGTGATGAGTCAGAACGTGAGCGCGCTCGAGAACCTGAAGAATACGTTCGACAACCTGACGGCCGTCGAACGCGTCGCGTTCATCGATAACGCCAACGACGGCGTCGCGATCCTCGACAACATCGACATCGAAGACGCCGAAAAGGCCGCCATCTACGCCGCCATCGCCGATCCCACCAACGAGGTCTTCACCTACGACGCGGAAGCGGCGATCTGGACGATGTCGATCAACGCCGCCGCCGACAGCGTCTTCCATGACCTTGCGAGCGCGAACCTGCGCGCCCGCCTGGTGCTGCGTCTCGCGATCACGATCCTGCCGGCCGCGCTCATCGGCGGATCCTACGTGGTGCTTCGGAAGAAATACATCATCGACGAGAAGTACTACGAAGAGATCACGGCCAAGAACGCCGCCTGA
- a CDS encoding peroxiredoxin — translation MENVTYNRMPLIGDKAPQFTAKTTQGPINFPDDYQGKWVILFSHPADFTPVCTTEFMTFASMQNDFKALNTELVGLSVDSLYAHIAWLRKIKELEWKNLKNIEVTFPLIEDIRMDVANKYGMIQPGQSNTQAVRAVFVIDPEGTIRTILYYPLSTGRNFDEIKRIVIALQKADADHVATPADWRPGQDTIVPTAGSCGVAKERMESKSADTYCLDWFLCFKREKK, via the coding sequence ATGGAAAACGTCACGTACAACCGCATGCCGCTGATCGGCGACAAGGCCCCCCAGTTCACCGCCAAGACGACGCAGGGACCGATCAACTTCCCCGATGACTACCAGGGGAAATGGGTCATCCTGTTCTCGCATCCTGCTGACTTCACCCCCGTATGCACCACCGAATTCATGACCTTCGCCAGCATGCAGAACGACTTCAAGGCGCTCAACACCGAGCTCGTCGGACTCTCCGTCGACTCGCTCTACGCCCACATCGCCTGGCTCCGCAAGATCAAGGAGCTCGAATGGAAGAACCTCAAGAACATCGAGGTCACCTTCCCGCTGATCGAGGACATCCGCATGGACGTCGCCAACAAGTACGGCATGATCCAGCCCGGCCAGTCCAACACCCAGGCGGTCCGCGCCGTGTTCGTGATCGACCCCGAGGGGACGATCCGCACGATCCTCTACTACCCGCTCTCCACCGGACGCAACTTCGACGAGATCAAGCGCATCGTCATCGCCCTCCAGAAGGCCGACGCCGACCATGTCGCGACCCCCGCCGACTGGCGTCCCGGCCAGGACACGATCGTGCCGACGGCCGGATCCTGCGGCGTCGCCAAGGAGCGCATGGAATCGAAATCTGCCGACACGTACTGCCTCGACTGGTTCCTCTGCTTCAAGCGCGAGAAGAAGTAG